AGGCAGCGGGATGGCGCTCTGGTCGCGAATGGAGAGGAGCCCGTCATTGGTCAGGCCGATGGCGCCGCTCTCGTAATGGGCACGCAGGTCGGAGTGGCGGTCGCGCATGCGGCTGGTCAACTCATGGATGCGAGGTGTTTCCACCTCCAGGTCGGCCTGTGCGTGGGCGGTCGGCACCACGCGGTTCAGTACCCGCATGGCCATGGGTTGATCCTGGCGCTCCAGGCGCTGGGACTGGGGCTCCCCTTCCTCCTCGGGCGGGTTGGAGCGCTGCTGGGCCTCCGGCCCCCAGACATCGTCGATGATCCGGTCCGCGGCACGCTCAGCGGCCACAGTGGGGAAGTAGACATTGATGGTCACGCAGGCACTGAGCAGCAGCAGGGCGCTGAACAGGGCGCCGAAACGCCAGGGTGATGCAATCATGGAGTGGCTCCTTGTGGGCATGGTCACTTGCAGTTAGATC
The genomic region above belongs to Alkalispirillum mobile and contains:
- a CDS encoding YdbL family protein translates to MIASPWRFGALFSALLLLSACVTINVYFPTVAAERAADRIIDDVWGPEAQQRSNPPEEEGEPQSQRLERQDQPMAMRVLNRVVPTAHAQADLEVETPRIHELTSRMRDRHSDLRAHYESGAIGLTNDGLLSIRDQSAIPLPDRNRVRNLVEQDNSDRRALYREIAEANNRPDWEGDIRRTFTERWQSRLPDGWYYQDSRGNWRQK